A DNA window from Drosophila virilis strain 15010-1051.87 chromosome 4, Dvir_AGI_RSII-ME, whole genome shotgun sequence contains the following coding sequences:
- the l(2)05287 gene encoding WD repeat-containing protein 75 yields MNFDDEDGLELQHLAGGNIVKHAPVFSAQGRFVFVRCGLKVQVFVTSTGELTRELNDATAPLISLELDVQQPELLLGCTSTGQLLRWHWRTGVLQKNIQLQLGTEGLQILTCNLLNLYKEGDTACAFFTVKRKSGEQISWFVVNTSTGTVIDINCGLRLKVRAPLVDVSKGAFKYIILSQGVYVYFLNYVNWKFMRFKNTHTSPITCVRLSPCEEMGATGDESGRVIIWRQFGHQERVLCTEHHWHSTAVTSIAFTPTGVSFYSAGHEAVLVKWTLANQDERHFLPRMPSIIRHIVISDGNEHVLACTDDNALQFVSPSDVRLKSTLQHFTYALPDKTGKSLFPIGLCLNPRTNTLVLNGRIGNLQFYSAYTKSLLYNLRVVENNVNSQEPQRIIYNTCVTCAAFNIDWMVTGEVYNDQRNFAELRLKFWQYQERLQSYKLNTNIELPHEHGFQAIIFSNQFQVDNLRCASAGKDNVLKLWTLGDSENIYKRGSMWSCAAQASYKRQPLGSICFSQDGSLLAAGYGSTMVLYDARTLRLLHALSTSAGYDGVVAKAQLRLAQMPVNGTRTEVTQQRQKLWSLLQTLLDSDDQTLVQQARQLMASAPSSQGKSSDELKPQEIAKESVYKHIMQMSELGLHQKLQLLRRFGIECTVHEACQKRLKAYLQNCLVDPIAVQLRLRTLETRLHRLHPRQRFKAKQRLTRLSGRRKNYEQLVRQELLPLFSVLHLDETTKAAAPTSAKRKRWSTQPVKKLAKVAPLQSVAQISHVQFGAGAQAHLVAVCTETRVLIWNLMTLRLQAGLKLSVQQLAFDPLTNLIAAITRNDELHVFQPNVPLPVYQRSNLPKMHGLVWLPRRQPKQSSINVDWQAQSTLHMLTHDKEIVYLATPGHSTMDDAPAPISFAQPPVTDQLMQFATFGSFVAKQKSSEIAEIAQNNGPLIVGRSAHSSVNALVNLSAHTMPAMSLICGEFIKSLLTPAESTVRHNAAAKETLSNGKLNGNGLLHADSDVEAEEDAEEHEQTQQGEQQKEEMRKKLLAHNTALEEVSTQQEDSQLLLDARLQRIAQLEVQLEF; encoded by the exons ATGAATTTCGACGATGAAGACGGACTCGAGCTGCAGCATTTGGCGGGCGGCAACATTGTAAAACATGCGCCCGTTTTCTCTGCACAGGGAAG ATTCGTCTTTGTGCGCTGCGGCCTCAAGGTGCAGGTGTTTGTCACCAGCACAGGAGAATTGACACGTGAGCTAAACGATGCGACGGCGCCATTAATCAGCTTGGAGCTGGACGTGCAGCAGCCGGAGCTGCTGTTGGGCTGCACCAGCACAGGCCAGCTGCTGCGCTGGCATTGGCGCACGGGCGTGCTGCAAAAGAACATTCAATTGCAGCTGGGCACCGAAGGCCTGCAAATCCTCACGTGCAATCTGCTAAACTTGTACAAGGAGGGCGACACCGCGTGCGCCTTCTTCACGGTCAAGCGGAAGAGCGGGGAACAGATCAGCTGGTTCGTGGTCAACACAAGCACAGGCACTGTCATCGACATCAATTGTGGACTCCGACTAAA AGTTCGCGCACCTTTGGTGGATGTGAGCAAGGGCGCCTTCAAGTACATAATACTGTCACAGGGCGTCTATGTTTACTTTCTCAATTATGTGAACTGGAAGTTTATGCGGTTCaagaacacacacacttcgCCCATAACGTGTGTGCGTTTGAGTCCCTGCGAAGAAATGGGCGCCACTGGCGACGAGTCGGGCCGGGTCATCATCTGGCGTCAGTTTGGCCATCAGGAGCGTGTGCTCTGCACGGAACACCATTGGCATAGTACGGCCGTGACCAGCATTGCGTTTACGCCCACGGGCGTCAGTTTTTACAGCGCCGGCCATGAGGCGGTGCTGGTCAAATGGACGCTGGCCAATCAGGACGAACGGCACTTTCTGCCGCGCATGCCCAGCATTATAAGGCACATTGTGATCAGCGATGGGAACGAGCATGTGCTCGCCTGCACCGATGACAATGCCCTGCAATTTGTGAGCCCCAGCGATGTGAGGCTCAAGTCAACGCTACAACATTTCACCTATGCGCTGCCCGACAAGACGGGCAAGAGCCTATTTCCGATCGGCCTGTGCCTCAATCCGCGCACAAACACGCTGGTGCTCAATGGACGCATTGGAAACTTGCAGTTCTATTCGGCCTATACGAAGAGTTTGCTTTATAAT CTGCGTGTGGTGGAGAACAATGTGAACTCCCAGGAGCCGCAGCGTATCATTTACAATACGTGTGTCACATGCGCCGCGTTCAACATTGATTGGATGGTCACGGGCGAGGTGTACAACGATCAGCGCAACTTTGCTGAGCTGCGTCTCAAATTTTGGCAATATCAGGAGCGATTACAAAG CTACAAACTAAACACAAACATTGAGCTGCCACATGAGCACGGTTTCCAGGCGATCATCTTCTCCAATCAGTTTCAGGTGGACAATTTGCGTTGTGCGAGCGCTGGCAAGGATAATGTGCTTAAGCTGTGGACGCTGGGTGATTCGGAGAACATATACAAGCGTGGCAGCATGTGGAGCTGTGCGGCGCAGGCGAGCTATAAGCGACAGCCACTTGGCTCCATATGCTTCTCTCAGGATGGCTCCCTGCTGGCTGCGGGCTACGGCAGCACGATGGTGTTGTACGACGCACGTACGCTGCGACTGCTGCATGCGCTGAGCACATCCGCTGGCTACGATGGCGTCGTGGCCAAGGCACAGCTGCGTCTGGCCCAGATGCCAGTGAATGGCACACGCACGGAGGTGACGCAACAGCGCCAAAAGCTTTGGAGTCTGCTGCAAACGCTGCTCGACAGCGACGACCAGACGCTGGTGCAGCAGGCGCGCCAACTGATGGCCAGTGCGCCGAGCAGTCAGGGTAAGTCCAGCGACGAACTGAAGCCCCAGGAAATTGCAAAGGAGTCCGTGTACAAGCACATCATGCAAATGTCAGAGCTGGGACTGCATcagaagctgcagctgctgcgtcgcTTTGGCATTGAGTGCACCGTGCACGAGGCCTGCCAGAAGCGACTCAAGGCTTATCTGCAGAACTGCCTGGTCGATCCCATCGCAGTGCAGCTGCGTTTGCGCACGCTTGAGACGCGCTTGCACCGACTGCATCCTCGTCAACGCTTCAAGGCGAAACAGCGCTTGACACGGTTAAGTGGCCGGCGGAAAAACTACGAACAGTTGGTCCGGCAGGAGCTGTTGCCGCTATTCAGCGTGCTGCATCTGGACGAAACCACGAAAGCGGCAGCACCGACGTCAGCCAAGCGCAAACGCTGGTCAACACAGCCTGTTAAGAAACTGGCCAAGGTGGCGCCGCTCCAGAGTGTCGCCCAAATATCGCATGTGCAATTCGGCGCTGGCGCACAGGCCCACCTGGTGGCTGTCTGTACCGAGACGCGCGTGCTCATCTGGAACCTAATGACGCTGCGGCTCCAGGCGGGCCTCAAGCTGTCCGTGCAGCAACTGGCCTTTGATCCGCTCACCAATCTAATAGCTGCCATCACACGCAATGATGAAC TGCACGTCTTCCAGCCAAATGTGCCGCTGCCCGTCTATCAGCGCAGCAATTTGCCCAAGATGCACGGCCTGGTCTGGCTGCCGCGTCGCCAGCCCAAGCAGAGCTCCATCAATGTGGACTGGCAGGCGCAGTCGACGTTGCACATGCTCACCCACGACAAGGAGATTGTCTATCTGGCCACGCCGGGACACAGCACAATGGATGATGCGCCTGCGCCGATTTCCTTTGCCCAGCCACCAGTGACGGATCAGCTGATGCAATTCGCCACCTTCGGCAGCTTTGTGGCCAAACAAAAGTCCAGTGAAATCGCAGAAATTGCCCAGAACAATGGTCCGCTGATTGTGGGGCGCAGCGCACATAGTTCAGTGAATGCG TTGGTCAACTTGTCCGCCCATACGATGCCTGCCATGAGCCTGATTTGCGGCGAATTCATCAAATCGCTGCTAACGCCTGCCGAGAGCACAGTTAGACATAACGCAGCCGCGAAAGAGACGCTCAGCAATGGCAAATTGAATGGCAATGGGCTTTTGCACGCTGACAGCGATGTTGAGGCAGAAGAGGACGCGGAGGAGCACGAGCAGACGCAGCAGGGGGAACAGCAGAAAGAAGAGATGCGCAAAAAGTTGCTGGCGCACAACACAGCACTGGAGGAAGTGAGCACCCAGCAGGAAGATAGCCAGTTGCTGTTGGATGCGCGACTGCAACGCATTGCACAGCTCGAAGTACAGTTGGAATTTTAA
- the LOC6628404 gene encoding uncharacterized protein produces MCPPYRLICLTILLIALAAARPQHNLQHIAVLENAAWEQTLPQQLQNPFYKTPRVREALARSSWFGPGEQVVLERQAEKIPRMEIYNVLSHAGLIPRRKYF; encoded by the exons GTGCCCGCCGTATCGCTTGATCTGCCTAACGATCCTGCTAATTGCACTGGCTGCGGCACGTCCGCAGCACAATTTGCAGCACATTGCCGTACTGGAGAATGCCGCCTGGGAGCAAACGTTGCCGCAACAACTGCAGAATCCCTTCTACAAGACGCCACGCGTCCGGGAGGCCCTAgcccgatccagctggtttggTCCCGGCGAGCAGGTG GTTCTTGAACGCCAGGCGGAAAAAATACCGCGCATGGAAATCTACAATGTGCTCTCACACGCAGGTCTCATACCACGTCGCAAATATTTCTAA
- the LOC6628403 gene encoding uncharacterized protein, whose product MWPNFVAVISLLCLALLCAWAQSGPVPIVNEHQQLMPKVPQWHCLRYFKHDVLMMRRCRHLRVPTAPRLGDGPIRKRKK is encoded by the exons ATGTGGCCCAACTTTGTTGCCGTCATTTCGCTGCTCTGCCTTGCATTGTTATGTGCCTGGGCGCAATCTGGACCCGTGCCAATTGTGAATGAG CATCAACAGCTAATGCCCAAGGTGCCCCAATGGCATTGTTTGCGCTACTTTAAGCACGATGTGCTGATGATGAGGCGCTGTCGGCATTTGCGTGTTCCAACGGCGCCACGTCTTGGGGATGGACCCATACGCAAGAGAAAGAAATAG